A segment of the Micromonospora sediminicola genome:
CCGTCGCGCTCGCCGCACTGACCGCGCTGGTCGTCTCCGGCTGCTCGGACGGGCCGGACCGGCCCCGCCCGGCGCCGTCGACAGCGGCGCCGTCGTCGGCTGCGCCGACCCCGACCGCCGACGACCCGGCCGCCCGGGCCGCCGCCCTGGTCGCCACGCTCTCCGACGAGGACCTGGTCGGGCAGGTGCTGATGCCCTACGCCTACGGCAGCTCGGCGACCGACGTGTCCGCCGGGTCGGCCGCCGGCAACCGGGCCCTGGCCGGCGTCGACACCCCGGCCGAGATGGTCGCGAAGTACCGCCTCGGCGGCGTGATCCTGGTCGGCTTCAGCGCCGACGACCCGACCTCGGGCAACCAGGCCACCACCAACGTCGACAACCCGAAGCAGGTCCGCGCGCTGACCGACGGGCTGCGCGCCGCCGCCGGGAAGCTGCCCGCCGGCGCCGCGCCCTTCCTGGTCGGCACCGACCAGGAGTACGGCGTGGTCACCCGGATCACCGACGGCGTGACCCAGCTGCCCAGCCCGCTCGCCGCCGGCGCGGCCGGCAACCCGGCGCTGACCGAGGCGGCCTGGCGGGCCGCCGGCGCGGAGCTGGCCGCGATGGGGATCAACATGGACTTCGCCCCGGTCGCCGACGTGCTGGCCACCCGCAGCACGGTGATCGGCTCGCGTTCCTTCGGCGCCGACCCGGCGACCGCGTCGCCGCAGGTGGCCGGCGCGGTACGCGGACTGCAGGCCGAGGGCGTCGCGGCAGCCGTCAAGCACTTCCCCGGGCACGGCCTCAGCGCCGCCGACTCGCACACCGAGCTGCCGGTGGTCGGCCAGTCCCGGGCGGTGCTCGACCGGACCGCGTTCCCGCCCTTCCGCGCCGGGATCGACGCCGGCGCGATGGCGGTCATGTCCGCCCACCTGAACGTCAAGGCCGTCGACCCGGGCACCCCGGCCACCTTCTCCCGCAAGCTGCTCACCGACGTGCTCCGCGGCCAGCTCGGCTTCCGGGGCGTGGTGATCACCGACGGGATGAACATGGCGCCGGCGAAGAAGTGGTCGCCGGGCGAGGCCGCGGTCCGGGCGCTCAACGCCGGCAACGACCTGATCCTGATGACCCCGAACGTGGGCCAGGCGTACGACGGGCTGCGCGCCGCGCTGAGGGACGGCTCGCTGCCCCGCACCCGCCTGGTCGAGGCGGTCACCCGGGTGCTGACCATGAAGTTCCGGCTGGCCGGCCACGCCCAGCCGGCGCTCGGGACGCTGGACGACGCCGGCCACCGCAAGGCCGCCGCCGACCTGGCCGCCGCCGCGGTGACCGTGCTGCGCGGCCGGTGCGGCGGCGCGGTGCCCGGGCCGGTCAGCGTCACCTCCTCCGGCGGCCGGGACCGCACCCGGGCCCTGCTGACCGAGGCGCTCACCGCCGCCGGGGTGAAGGTGGTGCCGTCCGGCGGCACCGTGGTGCACCTGGTCGGCTACGGCGACGGGGCGAAGGACCTGCGGGCCGGCGCCGACGTGACGGTGGCGATGGACACCCCGTACGTGCTGTCCGGGGCGAAGTCACCGACGGTGCTGGCCACCTACTCGTCCACCCGGGCCTCGATGACCGCGCTGGCCGCGGTGCTCGCCGGCAAGGCCCGCCCGACCGGCCGGTCCCCGGTCCCGGTCCCCGGCCTCCCGCCCACCACCTGCGGCGCCTGAGGTGTAAGGAGGGGCCCCCTGTTAACGCCTCCGGTAGAGGAGGGGGCCCCGCTTAACACCCTCGGCGGCGGAAACCGGATGCGGCACCGAGCGCCCGGCTGGCAGGGTGAGCGCCCATGGGAGAGCCAGCACACGGTTTCCGCTACGTCGAGCGCGCCGACGGCACGGTGGTGATCACGCACCGCGGGCAGGTCGCCGGCACGCTACGGGGCGGTCGGGCCGCGCAGTTCCTGGCCGAGGTCGAGGACGACCCGCAGCTGGTGATGGCCCGGTGGACCGGCAACTACCGGCGCGGCAACGAGCGGACCGCGCGGCAGCACCCCCGCAACCGCGCCTGATGTAAGGAAGGGCCCCTTCTTAACAGACGTCTGTTAAGAAGGGGCCCTTCCTTACATCAGGCGGCTCAGGGGCGGGTGAAGACCAGCGCCACGTTGTGACCGCCGAAGCCGAACGCGTTGTTCAGCGCGGCCGGGATCTCCAGGTGACGCGCCTTGTGCGCGGCCACGTCCAGGCTCAGGCCCTCGTCCGGGTCGTCCAGGTTGATCGTCGGCGGGATCACGCCGTCCCGGATGGCCAGGATGGTGGCGATCGACTCCAGCGCCCCGGCCGCGCCGAGCAGGTGCCCGGTCATCGACTTGGTGGCGGTGAGCACCGGGTGGTCGCCGAGCGCCTGCCGCAGCGCGCCGATCTCCAGCATGTCGCCCACCGGGGTCGAGGTGGCGTGCGCGTTGACGTGCACGATGTCCGTCCGGGCCACGTCCGCGTCGGCGACCGCCCGGGCGATGGCCCGGATCGCGCCCTCGCCCTCGGCGTGCGGCTGCACGATGTCGTACGCGTCCGAGGTGATCCCGGCGCCGGCCAGGCGCGCGTACACCCGCGCGCCGCGGGCGGCGGCGTGTTCGGCCCGCTCCAGGACCACCACGCCCGCGCCCTCACCGAGCACGAAGCCGTCCCGGCCCTTGTCCCACGGCCGGGAGGCCCGCTCCGGCTCCTCGTTACGGGTCGACATGGCCCGCATCGAGCTGAAGCCGGCGATCGGCAGCGGGTGGATGACCGCCTCGGTGCCGCCGGCCACCACCACGTCGGCCCGGCCGGCGCGGATGATGTCCAGGCCGAGCGCGATCGCCTCCGCGCCGGTCGCGCACGCGCTGGCGACCGAGTGCACTCCGGCCTTGGCGCCCATCTCCAGCCCGACCCAGGCGGCCGGACCGTTGGGCATCAGCATCGGGATGGTGTGCGGGGAGACCCGCCGCGGGCCGGACGCCTCCAGGACGTCGTCCTGGGCGAGCAGGGTGGTGGCGCCGCCGATGCCGGAGCCGACGCTGACCGCCAGCCGCTCCGGGTCGGGCCCGGCGTCGGCCAGCCCGGCGTCGGCCCAGGCCTGCCGCGCGGCGATGATGGCGATCGCCTCCGAGCGGTCCAGCCGGCGCAGCTTCACCCGGTCCAGCACCTCGGCCGGGTCGACCGCCAGCTGGGCGGCGATCCGGACGGGCAGTTGCGCGGCCCACTCCTGGGTGAGCGCACTCACCCCGGAGCGGCCGGCGAGCATGGCGTCCCAGGTCGACGCGACGTCCCCGCCGAGCGGGGTCGTCGCGCCGAGCCCGGTGACGACGACGTCGGGGCGACTCATGATCAGGACTGCGCCTCGATGTAGCTGACCGCGTCCCCGACGGTCTTCAGGTTCTGCACCTCGTTGTCCGGGATCTTGACGCCGAACTTCTCCTCGGCGGCCACCACGACCTCCACCATGGAGAGCGAGTCGACGTCGAGGTCGTCGGTGAAGGACTTCCCCTCGGCCACGTCGTCCGGGTTCACCCCGGCAACCTCTTCGAGGATCTCGGCGAGGCCGGCGGTGATCTCGTCACGGGTCATTGCGGTTGGTTCCTCTCATCGGGGGGTTCTCGGTGCCCGGCGTCGCCGGTCACCGCACCTGGAGCGCGTGTGCGCCCGAGGGGGTCTTCAGGGGCAGCGGACAACCTGACCGGCGTAGGTCAGGCCGCCGCCGAAGCCGAACAGCAGCACCGGGGCGCCCGAGGGCACCTCGCGCCGCTCGACCATCTTCGACAGGGCCAGCGGGATGCTCGCCGCCGAGGTGTTGCCGGACTCGACGATGTCCTTGGCGATGATCGCGTCCGGGATGTTCAGCCGCTTGGCGATGCCGTCGATGATCCGGGCATTCGCCTGGTGCGGCACGAACGCGGCCAGCTCGGACGGGTCCACCCCGGCCCGCTCACAGGCCTGCAGCGCGAGCGGGGCCAGCGCGGTGGTGGCCCAGCGGAACACCGACTGCCCCTCCTGGGCGATGTACGGCCGCCAGCCCTCGATCCGGACCGCGTCGCTCTTCTCCGGTGCGGAACCCCACACCACCGGCCCGATCCCGGCCGGCTCGTCGTCGGCGGTCGCGGTGACCACCGCCGCGCCGGCGCCGTCGCCGAAGATGATGCAGGTCGAGCGGTCGGTCCAGTCGGTGAAGTCGGAGAGCTTCTCCGCGCCGACGACGATCGCGTTGCGCGCCGCGCCGGCCCGGATCGCGTGGTCCACCGTGCCCAGCGCGTACGCGAAGCCGGAGCAGGCGGTGTTGACGTCGTACGCGCCCGGCGCGCTGATCCCCAGCTTGGCCGCGACCCGGCAGGCCACGTTCGGGCTGCGGTCCACGGACGTGCAGGTCGCCACCACGACCAGGTCGATGTCGGCGGCGGTGAGACCGGAGTTGGCCAGCGCCTTGCCGGCCGCGGCGGTGGCCATGTCGGCCACCGTCTCGTCGCCGGCGATCCGCCGGGTGACGATGCCGACCCGATCCCGGATCCACTCGTCGTTGGTGTCGACCATCTGCGCGAGTTCGTCGTTGGTGACCACGCGGGAGGGCTGGTAGTGCCCCATCGCGGCGATCCGGCTGCCGGCCATCTAGTGCGATCCTCCGATGCGGACGAGGGGCTGGCCCGGGGCGACCGGGTCCTCGTGGTGCGCGAGCCACTCGGTGAGCGGCCCGCTGTCGTGCGCGGTCACCTCGACCGGCCCCTGCCGGCCGGTGACGTGGCCGACGACCTGGCCGGCGCGCAGCTCGGCGCCCTCGGCCAGCTCGGCGACCGGCCGGAAGGTTCCGGCGGCGGGGGAGACCACCACCCGGAAGCGGGACGCCGGGGGGCGGGCGACGACGCCGCCGTGGCGGGCGATCAGGGCGCGCGCGGCGGGCAGGTCGTCGGGGGTGTTCAGGGTGACGATCTCCGGCGCGCCCTCGCCCTTGAGCTCCCGCTTCACCAGGCCGGCCAGGGTGCCGGCCGGCGGCAGCTCGACCACGCCGGTGACGCCGAGGTCGGCCAGGGAGCGCATGCACAGGTCCCAGCGGACCGGGGCGGTCACCTGCCGGACCAGGCGGCGCACCGTCTCCCGGCCGTGCCCGACCGGGGCGCCGTCCAGGTTCGACAGGAGGATCCGGGTCGGGTCGGCCACGGTCACACCGGCGGCCACCCCGGCCAGGGCGGCCTCGGCCGGGGCCATGTACGGCGTGTGGAACGCGCCGGCCACCTGGAGCCGGATGATCCGGGCCCGGGCCGGCGGCTCGGCGGCCAGCTTCTCCAGCCCGCCGACCGCGCCGGCGGCGACGATCTGACCGGCGCCGTTGCGGTTGGCCGGGTGCAGCCCGTGCGCCTGGAGCGCGGCGAGCACCTCGTCCGGGTCGCCGCCGAGCACGGCGGCCATCCCGGTCGGTTCGAGCGCGCAGGCGGCGGCCATCTCCCGGCCGCGTACACCGGCGAGGGTCACGGCCGCCTCGGCGGGCAGCACCCCGGCCAGGGCGGCGGCGCCCAGTTCACCCACGCTGTGCCCGGCGACCAGCCCGACGTCGTGCATCGGCAGGTGCTCGGCGGCGAGCAGCGCGGCGGCCACCAGCAGCGGCTGGGTGCGGGCGGTGTCCTTGATCTCGTCCGCGTCCGCCCGGGTGCCCAGGTGGACGAGGTCGACGCCGGCCAGCGCCGACCACCAGCGCAGGCGCGCCTCGACGTCGGCGAGGTCGAGCCAGGGGGTCAGGAAGCCGGGCTTCTGCGAGCCCTGTCCGGGGGAGAGTACGGCGAGCACGTGTACGACTCTGACGGATACTCGCGGGTCGCGCTGTAACGCACGGCACGAAACCGCACTAGAAGCTTTAGAGGAAACCTACAAAGATCGGTGGCGATCATCGCCGCTCTGGGTGGTTTTCCGGCCCCCTGGGCTCCCTGTCTGGCTCGGGACGGGTGCGACTGCCGGTACCACCGGGTCCAGCCTACCCACCGTCAGCGCGACCTGGAGCGCGAAGGCGTCCCGTGGGGCGAGCGGCGAGAAGCCGGTCACCTCGGCGATCCGCTTGAGCCGGTAGCGCACCGTGTTCGGGTGCACGAACAGCGCCCGGGCGGCGCTCTCCAGCGTGCCGCCGGCGGCGAAGAACGCGTCCAGCGTCTCCAGCAGCTCGCCGCCGGAGCGGGCCAGCGTCGCGTACACGTCGTGCCGCAACCGGCGGCGGGCCTCGGCGTCGCCGGCCAGGGCCCGCTCGGGCAGCAGTTCGGCGGCGGCGACCGGGCACGGCGCGGTCGGCCAGGCCGGCGCGGCCCGGAACCCGGCCAGCGCGGCCCGGGCGGACTCGGTCGCCTCGTCCAGGCTGGGCACGGCCGGACCGACCACCACCGGCCCGTCACCGAACGCGGTCCGCAGCTTCTCGGTCGCCGCCAGCGGGTCGGCCGCCCCGCCGAGCACGATGACCAGGCGGTCGCCGTGCACCCCGCCGATCACCTCGACGCCGATGCGCCGGGCCTGCCGGTAGACGGTGTGCAGCACGGCCGCCACCTCACCGCCGGGCGAGCGGCCCACCGCCACCGCCACCGGCGGCGCGTCCGACCAGCCCAGCGCGGCGGCCCGGCTGGCCAGCACGTCCGGCGAGTCGCCCCGCAGCAGCGCGTCGACCAGCAACGCCTGGAGCCGGGCGTCCCAGGAGCCCCGGCTCTCGGCGGCGCGGGCGTAGACCCTGGCGGCGGCGAACGCGATCTCCCGCGAGAAGCGCAGCACCGCCTCCCGCAGCGACTGCTCCTCGCCCGGCACGGCCAGGTCCGACACCTGCTCCTCGACCACCTCGATGGTCACCTTGATCAGCGCCACGGTCTGTTGGAGGGTGATCGAGCGGGCGAGCGCCTGCGGCGCGGCGGCGAAGACCTCGTCCGAGACCTCCTGGGTGCGGTCGGTCGCGCCGCCGCCCTGGCGCAGCCACTGCACCAGTGACCGCACGCCGGCCTGGGCGACCAGCATGACCCAGGAGCGCTGGTCGGCCGGCAGTTCCCGGAACCAGGGCAGCGTCTCGTCCATCCGGGCCACGCTGGCGGTGGCCAGGCCACCCGCCGCCCGCTCGATGCGGCGCAGCGTCGCCGACGTCTCGGTCCCGCCCGATTCGCTCACCGCCCCAGCCTGACACGCCGTGACCAGCGGTTCCACTCCGAGGGCACGGGGCCGCCCCGGCCGGACGATCTCCACCGGTACGCGCTGACGATCTCGTCCGGCCGGGCCAGTACGGTGTCAGGGCGCGTCGGGGCGTTCCGTCCGGCGGGCGACGGCGAGATGGAGGAGACCGGGATGGCGCACGGGGAGGCCGAGCACGGCTGCGCCCAGGGCGAGCCCTGCCGGCCGGGTCACGAGCAGCCGGCGGCGGCCAAGCACCCGCGCCGGGCGGGCCTGACCCACACGGGTGAGCCCGCGGTCGGCCGGGGGCCCGAGCGCGCCGACGACGAGCCGGTGATGCCGCGTCAGCGCGCCGCCGAGCCGTCGCCGCACGCCGGCGATCCGACACCGGTGCCCAGCTGCCGCAGCGACCGGGCCGGCTGGGCCGGGGCCCACCGGCACGGCGCGGTGCGCCCGGGCAACCGCACGACGCGCCGGGAGCGGCCGCCGCGCCG
Coding sequences within it:
- a CDS encoding glycoside hydrolase family 3 protein: MGRVSISPRRSAVALAALTALVVSGCSDGPDRPRPAPSTAAPSSAAPTPTADDPAARAAALVATLSDEDLVGQVLMPYAYGSSATDVSAGSAAGNRALAGVDTPAEMVAKYRLGGVILVGFSADDPTSGNQATTNVDNPKQVRALTDGLRAAAGKLPAGAAPFLVGTDQEYGVVTRITDGVTQLPSPLAAGAAGNPALTEAAWRAAGAELAAMGINMDFAPVADVLATRSTVIGSRSFGADPATASPQVAGAVRGLQAEGVAAAVKHFPGHGLSAADSHTELPVVGQSRAVLDRTAFPPFRAGIDAGAMAVMSAHLNVKAVDPGTPATFSRKLLTDVLRGQLGFRGVVITDGMNMAPAKKWSPGEAAVRALNAGNDLILMTPNVGQAYDGLRAALRDGSLPRTRLVEAVTRVLTMKFRLAGHAQPALGTLDDAGHRKAAADLAAAAVTVLRGRCGGAVPGPVSVTSSGGRDRTRALLTEALTAAGVKVVPSGGTVVHLVGYGDGAKDLRAGADVTVAMDTPYVLSGAKSPTVLATYSSTRASMTALAAVLAGKARPTGRSPVPVPGLPPTTCGA
- the fabF gene encoding beta-ketoacyl-ACP synthase II yields the protein MSRPDVVVTGLGATTPLGGDVASTWDAMLAGRSGVSALTQEWAAQLPVRIAAQLAVDPAEVLDRVKLRRLDRSEAIAIIAARQAWADAGLADAGPDPERLAVSVGSGIGGATTLLAQDDVLEASGPRRVSPHTIPMLMPNGPAAWVGLEMGAKAGVHSVASACATGAEAIALGLDIIRAGRADVVVAGGTEAVIHPLPIAGFSSMRAMSTRNEEPERASRPWDKGRDGFVLGEGAGVVVLERAEHAAARGARVYARLAGAGITSDAYDIVQPHAEGEGAIRAIARAVADADVARTDIVHVNAHATSTPVGDMLEIGALRQALGDHPVLTATKSMTGHLLGAAGALESIATILAIRDGVIPPTINLDDPDEGLSLDVAAHKARHLEIPAALNNAFGFGGHNVALVFTRP
- a CDS encoding acyl carrier protein is translated as MTRDEITAGLAEILEEVAGVNPDDVAEGKSFTDDLDVDSLSMVEVVVAAEEKFGVKIPDNEVQNLKTVGDAVSYIEAQS
- a CDS encoding beta-ketoacyl-ACP synthase III translates to MAGSRIAAMGHYQPSRVVTNDELAQMVDTNDEWIRDRVGIVTRRIAGDETVADMATAAAGKALANSGLTAADIDLVVVATCTSVDRSPNVACRVAAKLGISAPGAYDVNTACSGFAYALGTVDHAIRAGAARNAIVVGAEKLSDFTDWTDRSTCIIFGDGAGAAVVTATADDEPAGIGPVVWGSAPEKSDAVRIEGWRPYIAQEGQSVFRWATTALAPLALQACERAGVDPSELAAFVPHQANARIIDGIAKRLNIPDAIIAKDIVESGNTSAASIPLALSKMVERREVPSGAPVLLFGFGGGLTYAGQVVRCP
- a CDS encoding acyltransferase domain-containing protein; protein product: MLAVLSPGQGSQKPGFLTPWLDLADVEARLRWWSALAGVDLVHLGTRADADEIKDTARTQPLLVAAALLAAEHLPMHDVGLVAGHSVGELGAAALAGVLPAEAAVTLAGVRGREMAAACALEPTGMAAVLGGDPDEVLAALQAHGLHPANRNGAGQIVAAGAVGGLEKLAAEPPARARIIRLQVAGAFHTPYMAPAEAALAGVAAGVTVADPTRILLSNLDGAPVGHGRETVRRLVRQVTAPVRWDLCMRSLADLGVTGVVELPPAGTLAGLVKRELKGEGAPEIVTLNTPDDLPAARALIARHGGVVARPPASRFRVVVSPAAGTFRPVAELAEGAELRAGQVVGHVTGRQGPVEVTAHDSGPLTEWLAHHEDPVAPGQPLVRIGGSH
- a CDS encoding PucR family transcriptional regulator, yielding MEIVRPGRPRALGVEPLVTACQAGAVSESGGTETSATLRRIERAAGGLATASVARMDETLPWFRELPADQRSWVMLVAQAGVRSLVQWLRQGGGATDRTQEVSDEVFAAAPQALARSITLQQTVALIKVTIEVVEEQVSDLAVPGEEQSLREAVLRFSREIAFAAARVYARAAESRGSWDARLQALLVDALLRGDSPDVLASRAAALGWSDAPPVAVAVGRSPGGEVAAVLHTVYRQARRIGVEVIGGVHGDRLVIVLGGAADPLAATEKLRTAFGDGPVVVGPAVPSLDEATESARAALAGFRAAPAWPTAPCPVAAAELLPERALAGDAEARRRLRHDVYATLARSGGELLETLDAFFAAGGTLESAARALFVHPNTVRYRLKRIAEVTGFSPLAPRDAFALQVALTVGRLDPVVPAVAPVPSQTGSPGGRKTTQSGDDRHRSL